A single region of the Pseudomonas solani genome encodes:
- a CDS encoding polyamine ABC transporter substrate-binding protein, with protein sequence MRVSFCKTLITAAVLTLASQAHAEQTVHIYNWSDYIGETTLADFQKETGIKPVYDVFDSNETLEGKLLAGRTGYDVVVPSNHFLGKQIKAGAFQKLDRSQLKNWDNLDPVLLKRLEANDPGNQYAVPYLWGTNGIGYNAEKVKAVLGVDKIDSWSVIFEPENIKKLSQCGVAFLDSADEMIPAMLNYLGLNPNSKNPDDYKKAEAKLMEVRPYITYFHSSKYIGDLANGDICVAAGFSGDIFQAAARAEEAGKGVEIAYAIPKEGGNLWFDMVAVPADAANAKEAHAFIDYLLRPEVIAKVSDYVGYANPNTKSGEFMNQEVRDDASVYPPQAVLDKLYVSEELPPKVQRLMTRSWTKVKSGK encoded by the coding sequence GTGCGAGTTTCCTTCTGCAAAACCCTGATCACCGCCGCCGTGCTGACCCTGGCTTCACAGGCCCACGCCGAGCAGACGGTGCACATCTACAACTGGTCCGACTACATCGGCGAGACCACCCTGGCGGACTTCCAGAAAGAGACCGGCATCAAGCCCGTCTATGACGTCTTCGACTCCAACGAAACCCTCGAAGGCAAGCTCCTGGCCGGTCGCACCGGGTATGACGTGGTGGTCCCCTCCAACCACTTCCTCGGCAAGCAGATCAAGGCCGGCGCCTTCCAGAAACTGGACCGCAGCCAGCTGAAGAACTGGGACAACCTCGATCCCGTGCTGCTCAAGCGCCTGGAAGCCAACGACCCCGGCAACCAGTACGCCGTCCCCTACCTCTGGGGCACCAACGGCATCGGCTACAACGCCGAGAAGGTCAAGGCCGTGCTCGGCGTCGACAAGATCGACTCCTGGTCGGTGATCTTCGAACCCGAGAACATCAAGAAGCTCAGCCAGTGCGGCGTGGCCTTCCTCGACTCGGCCGACGAAATGATTCCGGCCATGCTCAATTACCTGGGCCTGAACCCCAACAGCAAGAACCCGGACGACTACAAGAAAGCCGAGGCCAAGCTGATGGAGGTTCGTCCCTACATCACCTATTTCCACTCCTCCAAGTACATCGGTGACCTGGCCAACGGCGACATCTGCGTCGCGGCGGGCTTCTCCGGTGACATCTTCCAGGCCGCCGCGCGCGCCGAGGAAGCCGGCAAGGGCGTGGAAATCGCCTACGCGATCCCCAAAGAGGGCGGCAACCTGTGGTTCGACATGGTCGCCGTGCCGGCCGATGCCGCCAACGCCAAGGAAGCCCACGCCTTCATCGACTACCTGCTGCGCCCCGAAGTCATCGCCAAGGTCAGCGACTACGTGGGCTACGCCAACCCGAACACCAAGTCGGGCGAATTCATGAATCAGGAAGTGCGTGACGACGCGTCCGTGTACCCGCCACAAGCGGTGCTGGACAAGCTGTATGTCTCGGAGGAACTGCCTCCGAAGGTGCAACGGCTGATGACCCGGAGCTGGACCAAGGTCAAGTCGGGCAAGTGA
- a CDS encoding polyamine ABC transporter substrate-binding protein: protein MFKTFGKTLLAMTLAGAVAGVAQAEDKVLHVYNWSDYIAPETVEKFTKETGIKVVYDVFDSNETLEAKLLAGKSGYDIVVPSNNFLAKQIKAKVYQPLDKSKLPNWKNLDPNLLKTVEVSDPGNQYAFPYMWGSIGIGYNVDKVKAVLGDKAPVDSWDLLFKPENIEKLKSCGVSFLDSPTEILPIALHYLGYSPVSQDPKQLKEAEALFLKIRPHVTYFHSSKYISDLANGNLCVAVGYSGDVYQAKSRADEAKAGVKVAYNIPKEGAGTFFDMVAIPADAANPDAAYAFMNFLMKPEIMAEITNFVQFPNGNAAATPLVDEAIRTDPGIYPSKETMAKLYAFPDLPAKVQRVMTRTWTTIKSGK, encoded by the coding sequence ATGTTCAAAACCTTCGGCAAGACCTTGCTCGCCATGACGCTCGCTGGCGCTGTGGCTGGTGTGGCGCAGGCAGAAGACAAGGTGCTGCACGTCTATAACTGGTCTGACTACATCGCCCCGGAAACCGTCGAGAAGTTCACCAAGGAAACCGGGATCAAGGTCGTCTACGACGTCTTCGACTCCAACGAGACCCTGGAAGCCAAGCTGCTGGCCGGCAAGTCCGGTTACGACATCGTGGTGCCGTCCAACAACTTCCTGGCCAAGCAGATCAAGGCCAAGGTCTATCAGCCGCTGGACAAGTCCAAGCTGCCGAACTGGAAGAACCTGGACCCGAACCTGCTGAAGACCGTCGAAGTCTCCGACCCGGGCAACCAGTACGCCTTCCCCTACATGTGGGGCTCCATCGGCATCGGCTACAACGTCGACAAGGTCAAGGCCGTGCTCGGCGACAAGGCCCCGGTGGATTCCTGGGACCTGCTGTTCAAGCCCGAGAACATCGAGAAGCTGAAATCCTGCGGTGTTTCCTTCCTCGACTCGCCGACCGAAATCCTGCCGATCGCCCTGCACTACCTGGGCTACAGCCCGGTCAGCCAGGACCCCAAGCAGCTCAAGGAAGCCGAGGCGCTGTTCCTCAAGATCCGTCCGCACGTGACCTACTTCCACTCCTCCAAGTACATCTCCGACCTGGCCAACGGCAACCTCTGCGTGGCCGTGGGCTACTCGGGTGACGTGTACCAGGCCAAGTCCCGTGCCGACGAGGCCAAGGCTGGCGTGAAGGTCGCGTACAACATTCCGAAGGAAGGTGCCGGCACCTTCTTCGACATGGTCGCGATCCCTGCCGACGCCGCCAACCCGGACGCCGCCTACGCCTTCATGAACTTCCTGATGAAGCCGGAAATCATGGCCGAGATCACCAACTTCGTGCAGTTCCCGAACGGTAACGCCGCCGCCACCCCGCTGGTGGACGAGGCGATCCGCACCGACCCGGGCATCTACCCGAGCAAGGAGACCATGGCCAAGCTCTACGCCTTCCCGGACCTGCCGGCCAAGGTGCAGCGCGTAATGACCCGTACCTGGACCACCATCAAGTCGGGCAAGTAA
- a CDS encoding polyamine ABC transporter substrate-binding protein, translating to MTQAQERVVHVYNWSDYIAPDTLENFQKETGIKVVYDVFDSNETLDGKLATGQSGYDVVVPTNHFLAKQIKAGTYQKLDKSKLPNLSHLDPAVLKNLAGGDPGNEYSVPYMWGTNGIGLNATKVRAILGADAKLDSWSLLFDPEVVKQLTQCGVALIDSGDEVMPQMVNYLGGSPHTHERADYDKATAQLLKVRPYITYFHSSKSIGDLANGDICIAFGYSGDMLQAASRAEEAGRKDEIIYVIPKEGTAMWADMLAIPRDAKHVEEAHIFINYLMRPDVIAKISDYVSYANANKDATALVDASVRENPGVYPSPEVMAKLYVARERPRDVQRWLTRDWTRIKSGR from the coding sequence ATGACACAGGCGCAGGAGCGTGTCGTGCACGTGTACAACTGGTCCGATTACATCGCCCCGGACACCCTGGAGAACTTCCAGAAGGAAACCGGGATCAAGGTGGTCTACGACGTCTTCGACTCCAACGAAACCCTCGATGGCAAGCTCGCCACCGGGCAATCCGGCTACGACGTGGTGGTCCCCACCAACCACTTCCTGGCCAAGCAGATCAAGGCCGGCACCTACCAGAAGCTGGACAAGTCCAAGCTGCCGAACCTCTCCCACCTGGACCCTGCCGTGCTGAAGAACCTCGCGGGCGGCGATCCGGGCAACGAATACTCCGTGCCCTACATGTGGGGCACCAACGGCATCGGCCTCAACGCCACCAAGGTGCGCGCCATCCTCGGTGCCGATGCCAAGCTCGACTCGTGGTCGCTGCTGTTCGACCCCGAGGTGGTCAAGCAGCTCACCCAGTGCGGCGTCGCCCTGATCGATTCCGGCGATGAAGTCATGCCGCAGATGGTCAACTACCTCGGCGGCTCGCCCCACACCCACGAGCGCGCCGACTACGACAAGGCCACCGCCCAACTGCTCAAGGTGCGCCCGTACATCACCTACTTCCACTCCTCCAAGTCCATCGGCGACTTGGCCAACGGCGACATCTGCATCGCCTTCGGCTACTCCGGCGACATGCTCCAGGCCGCCAGCCGCGCCGAAGAGGCCGGGCGCAAGGACGAGATCATCTACGTCATCCCCAAGGAAGGCACCGCCATGTGGGCGGACATGCTGGCCATCCCCCGGGACGCCAAGCACGTGGAAGAGGCGCATATCTTCATCAACTACCTGATGCGCCCGGATGTGATCGCCAAGATCAGCGACTACGTTTCCTATGCCAATGCCAACAAGGATGCGACCGCGCTGGTGGATGCCAGCGTGCGCGAGAACCCCGGCGTCTACCCCTCGCCGGAAGTGATGGCCAAGCTCTACGTGGCCCGGGAGCGCCCGCGCGATGTCCAGCGCTGGCTGACCCGTGACTGGACCCGGATAAAAAGCGGTCGTTGA
- the potA gene encoding polyamine ABC transporter ATP-binding protein, with translation MAIASGAYKKALEGNQQPKEVLVKIDRVTKQFDETLAVDDVSLTINKGEIFALLGGSGSGKSTLLRMLAGFERPTEGRIFLDGVDITDMPPYERPINMMFQSYALFPHMTVAQNIAFGLKQDRLSSSEIDERVTEMLKLVQMTQYAKRKPHQLSGGQRQRVALARSLAKRPKLLLLDEPMGALDKKLRSQMQLELVEIIERVGVTCVMVTHDQEEAMTMAQRIAIMHLGCIEQIGSPVDIYETPISRLVCEFIGNVNLFDGEVVEDLEAHALIACPELERPIYVGHGVTTSVQDKRITYALRPEKLLVTTEQPTCEYNWSRGKIHDIAYLGGHSVFYVKLPGGSIVQSFVANAERRGARPTWDDEVFVWWEDDSGVVLRS, from the coding sequence ATGGCAATAGCCTCCGGTGCCTACAAGAAAGCCCTCGAGGGCAACCAGCAACCCAAAGAGGTGCTGGTCAAGATCGACCGGGTGACCAAGCAGTTCGACGAGACCCTTGCGGTGGACGACGTCTCGCTGACCATCAACAAGGGCGAGATCTTCGCCCTGCTGGGTGGTTCCGGCTCGGGCAAGTCGACCCTGCTGCGCATGCTGGCGGGTTTCGAACGTCCCACTGAAGGTCGCATCTTCCTCGACGGCGTCGATATCACCGACATGCCGCCCTACGAGCGGCCGATCAACATGATGTTCCAGTCCTATGCGCTTTTCCCGCATATGACTGTTGCGCAGAACATCGCCTTCGGACTCAAACAAGATCGCCTCTCCAGCAGCGAGATCGACGAGCGTGTCACCGAGATGCTCAAGCTGGTGCAGATGACCCAGTACGCCAAGCGCAAGCCGCACCAGCTGTCTGGTGGCCAGCGTCAGCGCGTGGCCCTGGCCCGCTCGCTGGCCAAGCGTCCCAAGCTGCTGCTGCTCGACGAGCCCATGGGCGCCCTGGACAAGAAGCTGCGTTCGCAGATGCAGCTGGAGCTGGTGGAGATCATCGAGCGCGTCGGCGTGACCTGCGTCATGGTGACCCACGACCAGGAAGAGGCCATGACCATGGCCCAGCGCATCGCCATCATGCACCTGGGCTGCATCGAGCAGATCGGCAGCCCGGTGGACATCTACGAGACCCCCATCAGCCGCCTGGTGTGCGAGTTCATCGGCAACGTCAACCTGTTCGACGGCGAAGTGGTGGAGGACCTCGAGGCCCACGCCCTGATCGCCTGCCCCGAGCTGGAGCGCCCGATCTACGTCGGCCACGGCGTGACCACCTCGGTGCAGGACAAGCGCATCACCTACGCCCTGCGCCCCGAGAAGCTGCTGGTCACCACCGAGCAGCCCACCTGCGAGTACAACTGGTCGCGCGGCAAGATCCACGACATCGCCTACCTCGGCGGTCACTCGGTGTTCTACGTCAAGCTGCCCGGCGGCTCCATCGTCCAGTCCTTCGTCGCCAACGCCGAGCGTCGCGGCGCGCGTCCGACCTGGGACGATGAAGTCTTCGTATGGTGGGAGGACGACAGCGGGGTGGTGCTGCGCTCATGA